In a genomic window of Thiosocius teredinicola:
- a CDS encoding phosphatidate cytidylyltransferase, protein MLWQRVLTAAVLVPLVVAGVLYLDTRILAVILGAIVLLGAREMGRLAKLNGPLPLVAYMAVVGGALWLAWRFVTPDQLLVVQGVLSIWWILATVLLVARRKPLEAADRPRFAILVMGALVLVAAWLSIVSLHASDPYGPRLVLFLMILIWVADSGAYFAGRAFGKTKLSPIVSPGKTWAGAIGAAVGAVVSASILVFTDVTGSQPLLGLILLCVLVTAVSIGGDLWESRLKREAGVKDSGNLLPGHGGVLDRIDSLLAAAPVFALGIAVLGGIA, encoded by the coding sequence ATGCTCTGGCAGCGCGTGCTCACCGCTGCCGTACTCGTTCCGCTGGTGGTGGCGGGCGTGCTGTATCTCGATACCCGCATTCTGGCGGTGATCCTCGGCGCTATCGTGTTGCTGGGTGCGCGCGAGATGGGGCGCCTGGCGAAGCTGAACGGCCCGCTGCCGCTGGTTGCCTACATGGCCGTGGTTGGTGGCGCACTGTGGTTGGCCTGGCGGTTCGTCACACCCGATCAACTGTTGGTCGTGCAGGGCGTGTTGAGCATCTGGTGGATACTGGCAACGGTGCTGCTGGTCGCGCGGCGCAAGCCGCTCGAAGCGGCAGACCGGCCGCGCTTTGCGATCCTGGTGATGGGTGCCCTGGTGCTGGTTGCCGCATGGCTGTCGATCGTGAGCCTGCACGCGTCCGATCCCTATGGTCCGCGGTTGGTGCTGTTCCTGATGATCTTGATCTGGGTCGCCGATTCGGGTGCCTATTTTGCCGGTCGCGCATTCGGCAAGACCAAGCTGTCGCCGATCGTCAGCCCCGGCAAGACCTGGGCGGGCGCCATCGGCGCTGCAGTCGGGGCAGTGGTCAGTGCGTCGATTCTCGTGTTTACCGATGTGACCGGTTCCCAGCCGCTGTTGGGATTGATCTTGCTCTGCGTTTTGGTGACCGCGGTCTCGATTGGCGGTGATCTATGGGAGAGCCGCCTCAAACGCGAAGCGGGCGTCAAAGATAGCGGCAACCTGTTGCCCGGACACGGCGGGGTGCTCGATCGCATCGACAGCCTGCTGGCGGCCGCACCGGTGTTCGCCCTGGGCATCGCCGTGCTGGGCGGGATTGCATGA
- a CDS encoding isoprenyl transferase has protein sequence MTGDTETMGSPAVSGAVPEHVAIIMDGNGRWAEARGQARHAGHRAGVQSVRSTIEECIQHGVKVLTLFAFSSENWRRPKTEVNMLMELFLSALQREVKRMQSNDIRLRVIGDISAFPEKLQKRIRESEDKTRDNKRLVLQIAANYGGRWDITETARKLAAAVQSGELTPDDINEELFARSTALGDQPDPDLFIRTGGELRISNFLLWHCAYTELYFTPVLWPDFDAAEFRKAVAEFGSRQRRFGKTGAQLESAR, from the coding sequence ATGACCGGCGATACTGAGACAATGGGGAGTCCCGCCGTCTCCGGCGCGGTGCCGGAGCACGTGGCGATCATCATGGACGGCAACGGTCGCTGGGCCGAAGCACGTGGTCAGGCGCGCCACGCCGGACACCGTGCGGGTGTGCAGAGCGTGCGCAGCACGATCGAAGAGTGCATTCAGCACGGTGTGAAGGTGCTGACCTTGTTCGCCTTCAGCAGCGAGAACTGGCGGCGGCCCAAAACCGAAGTCAACATGCTGATGGAGTTGTTCCTCAGCGCGCTGCAGCGTGAAGTGAAGCGCATGCAGAGCAATGACATCCGGCTCCGCGTCATCGGCGATATCTCTGCCTTTCCCGAAAAACTGCAAAAACGCATTCGCGAGTCCGAAGACAAGACCCGCGACAACAAGCGGCTCGTTCTGCAGATTGCGGCAAATTACGGCGGACGTTGGGACATTACCGAGACTGCTCGCAAACTTGCTGCCGCCGTGCAAAGTGGCGAGTTGACGCCTGACGACATCAACGAAGAGCTGTTTGCCCGGTCTACTGCCTTGGGCGATCAACCCGATCCCGATCTGTTCATCCGCACCGGTGGCGAACTGCGCATCAGCAATTTTCTGCTGTGGCACTGCGCCTATACCGAACTGTATTTCACGCCGGTATTGTGGCCCGATTTCGATGCCGCCGAGTTCCGCAAGGCGGTTGCCGAGTTCGGATCGCGCCAGCGTCGCTTCGGCAAGACCGGGGCGCAACTGGAAAGCGCACGCTGA
- the ispC gene encoding 1-deoxy-D-xylulose-5-phosphate reductoisomerase, protein MRGIAILGSTGSIGQSTLDVVSRHPDRYRVVALSANRDVQGMLEQCRRYRPELVAMADEQAAATLRELLSAEGLRIEVLAGPAGLEAVACHPEASDVMAAIVGSAGVLPTLAAVRLGRRVLLANKEALVMSGALFMAEVQAHGATVLPIDSEHNAVFQCLPPNFSDGLERVGVERILLTASGGPFRERRLDELRAVTPEQACAHPNWDMGRKISVDSATMMNKGLEVIEARWLFDARPDQIQVVVHPQSVIHSMVQYSDGSVLAQLGNPDMRTPIAHALAWPQRHSSGVGSLDLFDVARLDFEPPDLTRFPCLRLAFEAVTAGGTAPAVLNAANEVAVALFLDKRLGFTEIADVVERTLGEFPHGEAVDMEALLAVDRQARTMAEQQAAFTV, encoded by the coding sequence ATGAGAGGGATTGCGATCCTCGGCTCGACCGGCTCGATCGGGCAGAGCACCCTGGATGTCGTGTCGCGTCACCCGGATCGCTACCGGGTTGTGGCGCTGAGCGCCAACCGCGATGTGCAGGGGATGCTGGAACAATGCCGTCGCTACCGGCCTGAGCTGGTCGCGATGGCGGATGAGCAGGCAGCTGCCACATTGCGCGAGCTGCTGTCGGCAGAGGGCCTGCGGATCGAGGTGCTTGCCGGCCCGGCCGGATTGGAGGCGGTTGCCTGCCACCCGGAGGCCAGCGACGTCATGGCGGCGATCGTCGGTTCGGCGGGTGTGCTGCCGACCCTCGCGGCGGTTCGTCTCGGACGGCGAGTGCTGTTGGCGAACAAGGAAGCCCTGGTCATGTCCGGTGCATTGTTCATGGCCGAGGTACAGGCTCACGGCGCGACCGTGCTGCCGATCGACAGTGAGCACAATGCGGTATTCCAGTGCCTGCCACCGAACTTTTCTGATGGGCTGGAGCGGGTCGGCGTCGAGCGGATCCTGCTGACGGCGTCGGGCGGCCCCTTCCGTGAGCGCCGGCTTGATGAGCTGCGCGCGGTTACCCCGGAACAGGCCTGTGCGCATCCGAACTGGGACATGGGGCGCAAGATCTCTGTCGATTCGGCGACGATGATGAACAAGGGCCTGGAGGTGATCGAGGCGCGCTGGCTGTTCGATGCCAGGCCGGACCAGATCCAGGTGGTGGTGCATCCACAGAGCGTGATTCACTCGATGGTGCAATACAGCGACGGTTCTGTGCTGGCTCAGCTCGGCAATCCCGATATGCGCACGCCGATCGCCCACGCGCTGGCCTGGCCGCAGCGGCACAGCTCGGGCGTCGGCTCGCTTGACCTGTTCGATGTTGCGCGGCTCGACTTCGAACCGCCGGATCTAACCCGGTTCCCGTGCCTGCGGCTGGCCTTCGAGGCGGTCACGGCCGGGGGGACCGCACCGGCGGTGTTGAATGCCGCCAACGAAGTCGCTGTCGCCTTGTTTCTGGACAAGCGCCTGGGCTTCACCGAGATCGCTGACGTGG
- the frr gene encoding ribosome recycling factor produces MIDDIKKDAAGRMGKSVDALGENLAKVRTGRAHPSLLDHLVVSYYGSDVPLKQVANVGVEDARTITVQPYEQQMVSAVEKAIMESDLGLNPNSAGTLIRVPMPPLTEERRRDMTKIVRHEAEQARVAVRNIRRDANNDLKALVKDKLISEDDERRGQEIIQKLTDQHVKEIDELLEKKEKDLMSV; encoded by the coding sequence ATGATCGACGACATTAAAAAAGATGCGGCCGGGCGGATGGGCAAGAGTGTCGATGCGCTGGGCGAAAACCTGGCCAAGGTGCGTACCGGTCGGGCGCATCCGAGCCTTTTGGACCATCTCGTTGTCTCGTACTACGGTTCCGACGTGCCGCTCAAGCAGGTGGCCAACGTGGGTGTCGAGGATGCACGTACGATCACCGTGCAGCCGTATGAGCAGCAGATGGTGAGTGCGGTTGAAAAAGCGATCATGGAGTCCGATCTGGGTCTCAATCCCAACAGTGCCGGCACCCTGATTCGCGTGCCAATGCCGCCGTTGACCGAAGAGCGTCGGCGTGACATGACCAAGATCGTGCGTCACGAAGCGGAGCAGGCGCGCGTCGCCGTGCGCAACATCCGTCGCGATGCCAACAACGATTTGAAAGCGCTGGTCAAGGACAAGCTGATTTCCGAAGACGACGAACGTCGTGGTCAGGAGATCATCCAGAAACTGACCGATCAGCACGTCAAGGAAATCGACGAACTGCTGGAGAAGAAAGAAAAAGACCTGATGTCGGTGTAA
- the pyrH gene encoding UMP kinase: MPDDTVPRRILLKLSGEALMGDGDFGIDPSILGRVAGEVAELVEMGIQVALVIGGGNIFRGAGLAGGGFDRVTGDHIGMLATVMNSLAMQDALRKRGIDARTMSAFRIDQVCEYYSRDEAVRHLQAGRVVILSAGTGNPYFTTDSAASLRAIEIGADVMIKATKVDGVYSADPKKDPGAEFYPRLSYDRVLREGLAVMDATAVVLCKEQNMPLRVMNINVEGALQRVVRGESVGTLVSTGEES, translated from the coding sequence ATGCCTGACGACACAGTTCCCCGACGAATCCTCCTCAAATTGAGCGGCGAAGCCCTGATGGGCGACGGCGACTTCGGCATCGATCCCAGCATCCTCGGACGCGTGGCCGGCGAGGTGGCGGAACTCGTCGAGATGGGGATCCAGGTCGCGCTGGTGATCGGCGGCGGCAATATCTTTCGCGGTGCAGGCCTCGCCGGTGGCGGTTTCGATCGCGTTACCGGCGATCACATCGGCATGCTCGCCACGGTCATGAACTCGCTGGCGATGCAGGATGCCTTGCGCAAACGGGGCATCGATGCGCGTACCATGTCGGCCTTCCGCATAGATCAGGTCTGCGAATATTACAGCCGCGACGAGGCGGTGCGTCATCTGCAGGCCGGGCGCGTGGTTATCCTTTCTGCCGGTACCGGCAACCCCTATTTCACGACCGATTCGGCTGCCAGTCTGCGCGCCATCGAGATCGGTGCAGACGTCATGATCAAGGCGACCAAGGTGGATGGGGTGTACTCGGCCGACCCGAAGAAGGACCCGGGTGCGGAGTTTTACCCGCGCCTGAGTTACGATCGGGTGCTGCGCGAAGGTTTGGCGGTGATGGATGCCACGGCGGTGGTACTCTGCAAGGAGCAGAACATGCCCCTGCGCGTAATGAACATCAATGTAGAAGGCGCTTTGCAGCGCGTCGTTCGCGGGGAGTCCGTAGGCACCCTCGTTTCGACTGGAGAGGAGTCATGA